The following proteins are co-located in the Fusobacteria bacterium ZRK30 genome:
- a CDS encoding ABC transporter permease, protein MNIKVKDHNLVIGGGILIFLLLVMGVSFFYLPHSVTEINTKLKLSSPNLSYLLGTDNFGRDILSRLMKGSQTAFLVGIISVGIGSSMGVFLGAISGYFGGRTDEFIMRIIDAMMAFPGILFALMFISVFGVGIENTMVAIGIMSIPTFARITRSGFLREKELEYIKAARVRGASNFRIIYHHILPNVLSPIIVAATMSFSNAILAEAALSYLGLGVQAPNPSWGRMLSESQMYFMIAPWYTLAPGIMISLTVLSLNMLGDFLRGYQKR, encoded by the coding sequence ATGAATATAAAAGTCAAAGATCATAACTTGGTGATAGGAGGAGGAATACTAATATTCCTTTTACTTGTTATGGGAGTAAGTTTTTTCTATCTGCCTCATTCAGTTACTGAAATAAATACAAAATTAAAACTTTCTTCTCCCAATTTATCCTACCTTTTGGGTACAGATAATTTCGGAAGAGATATCCTCAGCAGGCTCATGAAAGGATCCCAGACAGCTTTTTTAGTTGGAATAATCTCTGTAGGTATAGGGAGTAGTATGGGAGTGTTTTTAGGAGCAATCTCCGGATATTTTGGTGGTAGGACAGATGAATTTATCATGAGGATAATCGATGCAATGATGGCTTTTCCCGGTATTTTATTTGCCCTTATGTTTATCTCTGTGTTTGGAGTTGGTATAGAAAATACAATGGTGGCCATCGGAATCATGTCAATACCTACATTTGCCAGAATAACCAGAAGCGGGTTTTTACGAGAAAAAGAATTGGAATATATTAAGGCTGCCAGAGTAAGGGGGGCTTCTAATTTCAGAATTATATATCACCATATCCTACCCAATGTTCTATCTCCAATAATAGTAGCTGCAACTATGAGTTTTTCAAATGCTATCCTGGCAGAAGCAGCTCTTAGTTATTTGGGTCTTGGAGTACAGGCTCCTAACCCCAGCTGGGGAAGGATGTTAAGTGAATCACAGATGTATTTTATGATAGCTCCGTGGTATACATTAGCCCCAGGAATAATGATTAGTTTAACTGTATTATCACTTAATATGCTGGGAGATTTTTTAAGAGGATATCAAAAAAGGTAG
- the groL gene encoding chaperonin GroEL (60 kDa chaperone family; promotes refolding of misfolded polypeptides especially under stressful conditions; forms two stacked rings of heptamers to form a barrel-shaped 14mer; ends can be capped by GroES; misfolded proteins enter the barrel where they are refolded when GroES binds) — MAKIFKFNEDAREKLKTGVDTLANTIKVTLGPKGRNVVLGKQYGPPLITNDGVSIAKEIELEDIFENMGAELIKEVAIKANDVAGDGTTTATVLAQAIVEEGLKVVSEGANPVFIKKGIELATTKVMELLKEKSKIIENKEEIIQVASISAADEIIGKLIADAIEKVSETGVITVEEASSIETTLDVVEGMQFDKGYLSPYMATNTEKMIAVIENPYILITDKKIQNMQEILPILEECMKGGRPLLIIAEDIEGEVLNTLVLNKLRGTLNVVAVKPPAFGDRRKAILEDIAILTGGTLISNEKGMNISDTISLHLGGAAKVKITQDSTVIVGGMGNDGLVYSRLKQLKAQISESTSEYDTEKLQERLAKLSGGVGVIRVGATTETELKEKKLRIEDALNATKAAISEGIVPGGGCVLVDISKQLKTLDLGGSKEIKQGVDIIVRSLLAPLRQIAENAGFNGEDIVKKVMELDSEIGFDALSCEYVHMVERGIIDPTMVTRSAIQSAASISALILTTEVLVGEIIKEEAPVMPMM, encoded by the coding sequence ATGGCAAAAATATTTAAATTTAATGAAGATGCACGGGAGAAATTGAAGACAGGTGTAGATACCCTGGCAAATACAATAAAAGTTACTCTGGGACCTAAGGGAAGAAATGTAGTTTTAGGGAAACAATACGGGCCTCCACTTATAACAAATGACGGGGTATCCATTGCAAAGGAGATCGAATTAGAAGATATATTTGAAAATATGGGAGCAGAGTTGATAAAAGAAGTGGCTATAAAAGCCAATGATGTGGCAGGTGATGGAACTACTACAGCCACGGTACTGGCTCAAGCCATTGTAGAGGAAGGTTTAAAGGTTGTATCTGAAGGGGCAAATCCTGTTTTTATAAAAAAAGGGATAGAGCTAGCAACTACTAAGGTAATGGAACTTCTAAAAGAAAAAAGTAAAATCATTGAAAATAAGGAGGAAATTATCCAGGTAGCAAGTATATCAGCTGCCGATGAAATTATAGGAAAATTAATAGCTGATGCCATAGAAAAGGTCAGTGAAACAGGTGTAATTACTGTGGAGGAAGCCAGTTCAATAGAGACTACCTTAGATGTAGTGGAAGGGATGCAGTTTGATAAGGGCTATTTGTCTCCATATATGGCAACTAATACAGAAAAAATGATAGCTGTTATAGAGAACCCGTATATATTAATAACGGACAAAAAGATACAAAATATGCAGGAGATCCTGCCTATATTGGAGGAATGTATGAAAGGGGGGAGACCTCTGCTGATAATAGCTGAAGATATTGAAGGAGAAGTGTTAAATACCCTTGTATTGAATAAATTAAGGGGGACCCTAAATGTAGTGGCAGTAAAACCTCCTGCCTTTGGAGATCGTCGTAAGGCTATCTTAGAAGATATAGCCATCCTTACTGGGGGAACTTTGATATCAAATGAAAAAGGAATGAATATATCTGATACCATAAGTCTGCATCTGGGAGGTGCTGCTAAGGTAAAGATAACACAGGATAGTACTGTTATCGTAGGAGGAATGGGAAATGATGGATTAGTTTATTCTAGATTAAAGCAGTTAAAGGCTCAAATAAGTGAATCCACCTCTGAATATGACACAGAAAAACTACAGGAACGTCTGGCAAAGCTGTCTGGTGGAGTAGGGGTCATTCGTGTAGGAGCTACTACTGAAACAGAGTTAAAGGAAAAAAAATTGCGTATTGAAGATGCCCTAAATGCTACAAAAGCAGCGATCTCAGAGGGGATAGTCCCTGGAGGAGGCTGCGTATTGGTAGATATCTCCAAACAATTAAAAACCTTAGACTTAGGAGGTTCAAAGGAGATAAAACAGGGTGTAGATATCATAGTCAGGTCACTATTGGCTCCTCTGAGACAGATAGCTGAAAATGCCGGATTTAATGGGGAAGACATAGTCAAAAAAGTTATGGAATTAGATTCTGAAATTGGATTTGATGCCCTCAGTTGTGAGTATGTTCATATGGTAGAAAGGGGGATAATCGATCCAACTATGGTAACCAGATCGGCTATACAAAGTGCAGCTTCTATTTCGGCTCTTATCCTTACTACTGAAGTATTGGTAGGAGAGATTATAAAAGAAGAAGCCCCTGTAATGCCCATGATGTAG
- a CDS encoding U32 family peptidase yields MRKTELVAPAGNMEKLKLAFENGADSVLLGGKKYNLRTGSHNFTDKELEEAVSYAKENDKKIWVTLDIIPHNHELEGLDEYVKYLETIGIHGVMVGDLGVFQVVREFSNLKISVLTQASNTNFRAVRMWKKLGASRVILAREISIENVRDIREKVPEIELEIYVHGAMHMSTSGRSLLTSYMSSKEENLDSNNAQWKYSVEELTRPGEYMPVFEDEHGTHIFHSKDLCTIENLDKILELGVDAIRIEGRMMNNDYLTTSVRVYNEGINDFYNGNFNVKKEWLEDLEEASPREFTKGFYFGIEGKRSI; encoded by the coding sequence ATGAGAAAAACAGAATTAGTGGCCCCAGCAGGGAATATGGAAAAATTAAAGTTAGCTTTTGAAAATGGAGCTGACAGTGTATTATTAGGTGGGAAAAAATATAACCTGAGAACAGGAAGTCATAACTTTACAGATAAAGAGTTAGAAGAGGCTGTAAGTTATGCCAAAGAAAATGATAAAAAAATATGGGTAACACTGGATATTATTCCGCATAACCATGAATTAGAAGGTTTAGATGAATATGTTAAATATTTAGAAACTATTGGTATTCATGGGGTTATGGTAGGAGATTTAGGAGTTTTTCAGGTTGTCAGAGAATTTTCTAACTTAAAGATAAGTGTATTAACTCAAGCAAGCAATACTAACTTTAGAGCTGTTAGGATGTGGAAAAAATTAGGAGCTTCCAGAGTTATCTTAGCCAGAGAGATATCTATTGAAAATGTAAGGGATATCAGGGAAAAAGTTCCTGAGATTGAATTAGAAATCTATGTTCATGGAGCTATGCATATGTCTACATCTGGTAGAAGTTTACTGACTAGTTATATGTCTTCTAAGGAAGAAAACTTAGATTCAAATAATGCACAGTGGAAATATTCTGTAGAAGAGTTAACAAGACCTGGAGAATATATGCCGGTATTTGAAGATGAGCATGGAACTCATATCTTCCATTCAAAGGATCTATGTACAATTGAAAATTTAGATAAAATTTTAGAATTAGGTGTAGATGCCATAAGAATTGAGGGAAGAATGATGAATAATGACTACTTAACTACATCGGTTAGAGTTTACAATGAGGGGATCAATGATTTCTATAATGGGAACTTTAATGTAAAAAAAGAGTGGTTAGAAGATTTAGAAGAAGCTTCACCAAGGGAATTTACTAAAGGGTTCTATTTTGGTATAGAAGGTAAGAGGTCAATATAG
- a CDS encoding O-acetyl-ADP-ribose deacetylase — MSTKYKIIEVIKGDITKLKIDAIVNAANNGLFGGGGVDGAIHRGGGKGIDDQCRVIREKQGGCKTGEAVITTGGNLEADYVIHTVGPVWNTEKNSEEFLSNCYKNSLALAVQNSIESIAFPCISTGIYGFPKDLAAEIAISRIIDFLKDNVSIKKIIIVCFEEESFNIYKNLLSLYN; from the coding sequence ATGTCTACAAAGTACAAAATTATTGAAGTGATCAAGGGGGATATAACAAAATTAAAGATTGACGCAATTGTAAATGCAGCTAACAATGGTTTGTTTGGAGGGGGAGGAGTCGATGGTGCAATTCATAGAGGTGGTGGAAAGGGAATTGATGATCAGTGCAGGGTTATCAGAGAAAAGCAGGGAGGATGTAAAACCGGAGAGGCAGTGATAACAACAGGTGGAAATCTTGAGGCAGACTATGTGATACATACTGTGGGACCTGTATGGAATACTGAAAAAAATAGCGAAGAATTTTTATCAAACTGCTATAAAAACAGCTTGGCCTTGGCTGTACAAAACAGCATAGAAAGTATAGCATTTCCATGTATTAGTACTGGGATTTATGGATTTCCAAAAGATCTGGCTGCTGAGATTGCAATTTCAAGAATCATAGATTTTTTAAAGGATAATGTAAGTATTAAAAAAATTATTATCGTATGTTTTGAGGAGGAATCCTTTAACATTTATAAAAACTTATTAAGTCTTTATAATTAA
- a CDS encoding ABC transporter substrate-binding protein, producing MKKLIGFLAVLMLMVSGCGKEKTSNENTIKTKVNGGELVVRISQDMDFLDPHKALAAGTYEVMFNVFEGLLKPTHEGKLIPAVAESFKISKDNLVYTFKLRDGIKFHNGKDVEIEDIIFSLTRIGGDFSGNSIVRDLAKNIKNIKKIDDKTVAIELKKVDGTILSKFTTAIIPRDVVDIEQSPIGTGPFKFIEYLPGQKLLMEKFSDYWIGGVPTIDKVEFSIIKDEQSSILSLQRGEIDLYPRMGSTHISILENTNNIIVTEQNLMQILSLNNKVKPFDDLRVRQAIAYAIDSEEIIDTLDAGLGKAIGTNMSPVMKNYYNIETEGTYPHNIEKAKKLLKEAGYENGFEFTLSLPTNYRFHADTGVIISEQLKKVGIKANLVEVEWGTWLKDIYAGRKYEGTIIALDGKIEPYDILNRYISNHRRNFMNYESKEYDTVMKKITQITDEKTKTELYKEAQMILAQDIPVVFIMAPAGIIATDKDLRGYTPYPIYVQDISTLYFVK from the coding sequence ATGAAAAAATTAATAGGTTTTTTGGCAGTATTAATGTTAATGGTTAGTGGTTGCGGGAAAGAAAAGACATCCAATGAAAACACTATAAAAACTAAGGTAAACGGAGGAGAACTCGTTGTCAGAATATCCCAGGATATGGATTTTTTAGATCCTCACAAAGCATTGGCTGCAGGTACTTATGAAGTTATGTTTAATGTTTTCGAAGGCTTACTAAAGCCAACCCATGAGGGGAAATTAATCCCTGCTGTGGCAGAATCCTTTAAAATATCAAAAGATAATCTGGTATACACTTTTAAGTTAAGGGATGGAATAAAATTCCACAATGGTAAAGATGTTGAAATAGAAGATATCATATTCTCATTGACTAGAATTGGTGGTGATTTTTCAGGAAATTCAATTGTAAGAGATCTGGCTAAAAATATTAAAAATATTAAAAAAATAGATGATAAAACTGTTGCAATAGAACTAAAAAAAGTAGACGGGACAATCTTAAGTAAATTTACCACAGCTATTATCCCAAGAGATGTAGTGGATATTGAGCAGTCGCCTATTGGAACAGGACCATTTAAATTTATAGAGTACCTACCAGGACAAAAGCTCCTTATGGAAAAATTTTCAGATTATTGGATAGGGGGAGTTCCGACTATAGATAAAGTAGAGTTTTCAATTATTAAGGATGAACAGAGTTCAATTCTTTCCCTTCAAAGAGGGGAAATAGACCTCTATCCACGTATGGGATCTACTCATATTTCAATTTTGGAAAACACAAACAATATAATTGTAACTGAACAAAACCTTATGCAGATCTTATCTTTAAATAATAAGGTGAAACCATTTGATGACCTGAGAGTCAGGCAGGCTATAGCCTATGCAATAGATTCAGAGGAAATCATCGATACACTGGATGCAGGTTTGGGAAAAGCAATTGGCACTAATATGAGTCCGGTTATGAAAAATTATTACAATATAGAAACCGAAGGGACATATCCACATAATATAGAAAAAGCTAAAAAATTACTAAAGGAAGCCGGTTATGAAAATGGATTTGAGTTTACCTTAAGCCTTCCTACAAACTATAGATTTCATGCTGATACGGGGGTAATTATATCGGAGCAGCTAAAAAAAGTAGGGATTAAAGCAAATTTAGTCGAAGTAGAATGGGGAACTTGGTTAAAAGATATCTATGCAGGTAGAAAATACGAAGGAACAATCATTGCATTGGATGGAAAGATTGAGCCTTACGACATATTGAATCGTTATATCAGTAACCATCGTAGGAATTTTATGAACTATGAATCTAAAGAATACGATACAGTTATGAAAAAAATTACCCAAATTACAGATGAAAAAACAAAGACCGAGTTATATAAAGAAGCTCAAATGATATTGGCTCAGGACATCCCAGTTGTATTTATCATGGCACCAGCAGGAATAATTGCTACAGATAAAGACCTGAGAGGATATACTCCTTATCCTATCTATGTACAGGATATCTCCACCCTTTATTTCGTAAAATAG
- a CDS encoding ArsB/NhaD family transporter: MNLDLVIAIIVFIITFYFIITEKIPRSSSAIIGGAAVVFFKVIDEHEALHAISSNIEILILLMGLMIIVNIMAETGIFQWTAIKIAQLAKGDPVKIMIFLGIVSALASALLDNVTTILLIFPISILIAEQLKIDSLPFLLTEVFSVNIGGAATLIGDPPNLIIGTKSGLGFNDFLLNMGPIVLINMIFFLILMVIFFHKKLHVSRMRKVKIMEMDASRIIKDKILLKKSIIVFILVMSGFISNVITGIGLAVISISGATILILITKKDPDEIYKKIEWSTLFFFAGLFILVDGLAATGLISDIGDFILYITNGNSKLTVILTVISSTIFAPIIGVVPYTISFTKIIGELIPQMGENTAPLWWALSMGVCFGGNMTLIGAAANIVGANIAKKAGKDIGFFHFFKFGIVITLQSLILSIIYLLVRYF, from the coding sequence ATGAATTTAGATCTTGTAATAGCAATTATAGTATTCATAATAACCTTTTATTTTATCATAACTGAAAAAATACCCAGGTCTTCAAGTGCAATTATTGGAGGAGCTGCTGTAGTATTTTTTAAAGTTATAGACGAACACGAAGCTCTTCACGCTATTAGCAGCAATATAGAGATCTTAATTTTACTTATGGGTCTTATGATCATTGTGAATATAATGGCAGAAACAGGTATATTTCAGTGGACAGCAATAAAGATAGCCCAGTTAGCCAAGGGAGATCCTGTTAAAATCATGATTTTTTTAGGAATAGTTTCGGCATTAGCATCTGCACTCTTAGATAACGTTACAACGATCCTCCTAATTTTTCCAATATCTATACTGATTGCCGAACAACTAAAGATAGACTCCCTGCCATTTCTTCTTACCGAAGTCTTCTCTGTCAATATAGGAGGTGCAGCTACCTTAATCGGAGATCCGCCTAACTTAATTATAGGAACAAAGTCCGGTTTAGGTTTCAATGATTTTCTCCTTAATATGGGCCCTATTGTTCTTATAAACATGATTTTTTTTCTAATTCTTATGGTCATTTTTTTCCATAAAAAACTACATGTTTCCAGGATGAGAAAAGTTAAAATTATGGAGATGGATGCAAGCAGAATAATAAAAGATAAGATTCTTTTAAAAAAATCAATCATAGTTTTTATTTTAGTTATGTCTGGATTTATTTCCAATGTAATTACAGGTATAGGATTAGCTGTAATCTCTATCTCTGGAGCGACCATCCTAATCCTTATAACAAAAAAAGATCCCGATGAAATTTATAAAAAAATAGAGTGGTCAACACTATTTTTCTTTGCCGGATTATTTATCTTGGTAGATGGTCTTGCTGCTACTGGATTGATCAGTGATATTGGTGATTTCATACTATATATTACCAATGGTAATTCAAAATTAACTGTTATTCTGACGGTGATCTCCTCCACTATATTTGCCCCAATAATCGGAGTAGTTCCCTATACAATTTCATTTACTAAGATAATAGGAGAACTCATCCCTCAAATGGGAGAAAATACTGCTCCCCTGTGGTGGGCACTTTCTATGGGTGTATGTTTTGGTGGTAATATGACTCTCATAGGAGCCGCAGCTAATATTGTAGGAGCTAATATAGCAAAAAAAGCAGGAAAAGATATAGGTTTTTTTCATTTTTTTAAATTTGGAATAGTTATTACCCTTCAATCCCTTATCTTGAGTATTATATATCTGCTGGTAAGATATTTTTAA
- a CDS encoding ABC transporter ATP-binding protein, with the protein MTIEIKNLNIYFNEKRKLQAVNNLSFCVKKGEIMGLVGESGCGKSLTSLAIMRLLRKNASLSGEINFLGKNILNFSKKEMTGIRGREISMIFQEPLTALNPLHRVGNQIGEILKIHTSLSKKERKAKTLKLMEEVNLKDLEDIYKKFPHELSGGQRQRIVIAMAIACEPKLIIADEPTTALDVSTQTQIIELLKELNNKKDNSLLFISHDLDLVGDLCHRIAIMYAGHIVEVIEKLRDAKHPYTKCLLDAIPNPLHKGKELYSIPGRVPNLSERESGCPFAARCPMAKERCHEILPELLERKDGHLIRCLYV; encoded by the coding sequence ATGACTATTGAAATTAAAAATTTAAATATATATTTTAATGAAAAGAGAAAACTACAAGCCGTCAACAACCTTTCATTTTGTGTTAAAAAAGGTGAAATTATGGGATTGGTAGGAGAATCAGGGTGTGGAAAGAGTCTCACCTCACTAGCTATTATGAGACTTTTAAGAAAAAATGCAAGCCTTAGTGGTGAGATTAATTTTTTAGGGAAAAACATCTTAAATTTTTCTAAAAAAGAGATGACTGGTATCAGAGGACGAGAAATTTCTATGATCTTTCAGGAACCTCTGACTGCTTTAAATCCCCTCCACAGAGTAGGAAATCAGATAGGTGAAATTTTAAAAATTCATACCTCTTTATCTAAAAAAGAGAGAAAAGCAAAAACTCTAAAACTCATGGAAGAGGTAAATTTAAAAGATCTAGAGGATATATATAAGAAATTTCCCCATGAACTTTCAGGAGGACAGAGACAGAGGATAGTTATTGCCATGGCTATAGCATGTGAACCAAAATTAATAATAGCTGATGAGCCCACAACAGCACTAGATGTCAGTACACAGACTCAAATTATAGAACTGTTGAAAGAACTCAACAACAAAAAGGATAATTCCCTTCTTTTTATATCCCATGACTTGGATTTAGTAGGAGATCTTTGCCATAGAATAGCAATAATGTATGCAGGCCATATTGTAGAAGTTATAGAGAAGTTAAGAGATGCAAAACATCCATATACAAAATGTCTTTTAGATGCAATACCAAACCCACTGCACAAAGGGAAGGAACTTTATTCCATCCCGGGAAGGGTTCCTAACCTATCGGAAAGGGAAAGTGGTTGCCCTTTTGCTGCAAGGTGTCCCATGGCAAAAGAAAGATGCCATGAAATTTTACCTGAACTTTTAGAGAGAAAGGATGGACATCTGATCAGATGTTTATATGTATAG
- a CDS encoding ABC transporter permease, with product MIYFIKRISIMIFTLFLVSVISFSVFQIIPGDPALSKLGIEASQEQIDTLRTELMLDKPLSTQYIYWAKNILKGNLGESIRFSRPIKELIRERIVVTLSLGIYAILIAVVIGIPIGILSAKYNDTKLGAWLSIFSHLGLAIPEFWLGIIFLIIFGIIFKLFSLKYISFGEDPISHIKIITLPAFALAISRISVVARHMKNIILEEQEKEYVITAYSKGLSANKIYLYHILQNALIPTITIIGMLTAGVLGGAIVVEQVFNLPGIGTLLINGVTTRDIPLVQAIITYIASVVVIINFLIDILYRVVDPRILI from the coding sequence ATGATTTATTTTATTAAAAGAATTAGTATAATGATCTTCACATTGTTTCTTGTTTCGGTAATATCTTTTTCAGTATTCCAAATAATCCCCGGGGATCCTGCCCTTTCAAAATTAGGAATAGAGGCTAGTCAGGAACAAATAGATACACTGAGAACAGAACTTATGTTAGACAAACCATTATCTACACAATATATTTACTGGGCAAAAAACATATTGAAGGGAAATTTAGGAGAATCTATAAGATTTTCAAGGCCAATAAAGGAACTTATAAGGGAAAGAATAGTAGTTACACTTAGTTTAGGAATCTATGCTATCCTGATTGCAGTAGTCATAGGGATACCCATAGGTATCTTAAGTGCAAAATATAACGACACCAAATTGGGAGCCTGGCTTTCTATATTCTCCCACTTGGGTCTTGCCATCCCGGAATTTTGGCTGGGAATAATATTTTTAATTATATTCGGAATAATCTTTAAGTTATTTTCATTAAAGTATATTTCCTTCGGAGAGGATCCCATCTCTCATATTAAGATAATAACTCTTCCTGCTTTTGCCCTTGCCATATCGAGAATTTCAGTTGTAGCAAGGCATATGAAAAATATCATATTGGAAGAACAGGAAAAAGAATATGTGATAACAGCATACAGCAAGGGTCTTTCAGCCAATAAAATATATCTTTACCATATCCTTCAAAATGCCCTAATCCCAACAATCACCATAATCGGTATGCTGACGGCTGGAGTATTAGGAGGAGCCATAGTGGTTGAGCAGGTATTTAACCTGCCAGGTATTGGAACCCTTTTAATTAATGGGGTTACTACTCGAGATATACCATTAGTCCAGGCTATCATAACCTATATAGCTTCAGTAGTAGTAATCATAAATTTTTTAATTGATATATTATATAGAGTTGTAGATCCGAGAATATTGATTTAG
- a CDS encoding ATP-binding cassette domain-containing protein, translating into MMENILEIKNLKKSFGSSGVFKSKKSKTVVDNISFEVKKGEIFGLVGESGCGKSTTGNLISKLLNIDDGEIIYKGRNIDRLKGRDLKNMRKNIQMIFQDPYHSLNPKKNIGWILMEPLIIHNMYSKEERRKKILDMLDIAGFDKNFLNKYPHELSGGQRQRVAILAALMCEPDFVVADEAVSALDVSVQAQILNFMKKLQSKMGLTYLFISHDLNVVYYMCDRIAVMKEGKIVEIGEAERLYLNPKHPYTKSLLDAIPGKNNVTLHPDLS; encoded by the coding sequence ATGATGGAAAATATACTTGAAATAAAAAATTTGAAAAAGAGTTTTGGGAGTTCCGGGGTTTTTAAATCTAAGAAATCCAAAACAGTTGTAGACAATATTTCTTTTGAGGTAAAAAAAGGAGAAATATTTGGTCTTGTAGGAGAATCAGGATGCGGTAAATCTACAACAGGGAATCTTATAAGTAAACTGCTAAATATTGACGACGGAGAGATCATCTATAAAGGTCGGAACATCGATAGATTAAAGGGAAGAGACTTAAAAAATATGAGAAAAAATATTCAAATGATCTTCCAGGATCCCTACCATTCTTTAAATCCTAAAAAAAACATAGGATGGATCTTAATGGAACCACTTATAATCCATAACATGTATTCCAAGGAGGAAAGAAGAAAAAAAATTCTGGATATGTTAGATATTGCAGGTTTTGATAAAAATTTTCTGAATAAGTACCCTCATGAACTTTCAGGAGGACAGAGACAGAGAGTTGCAATTCTTGCTGCCCTTATGTGTGAACCGGATTTTGTTGTAGCTGATGAAGCGGTGTCTGCACTGGATGTATCGGTTCAGGCACAAATATTAAACTTCATGAAAAAGCTTCAAAGTAAAATGGGGTTGACCTATCTTTTTATATCTCATGATTTAAATGTAGTTTATTATATGTGTGACAGGATAGCAGTCATGAAAGAAGGAAAAATTGTAGAGATAGGTGAAGCTGAAAGATTATATCTTAATCCAAAGCACCCCTATACAAAATCTCTTTTAGATGCAATTCCAGGTAAAAACAACGTGACGTTGCATCCAGATTTGTCATAA
- a CDS encoding 2'-5' RNA ligase family protein, with amino-acid sequence MKNKHEKKELYFIAILPPEDILAEIEKFKKICMKKFNSKHALRLPSHITLIPPFQSNEQKILSLKPVLNELLIKNISVKLNGFSYFEKRVIYISIEKNNELLRLKKHIDEKILIKHKMKTADLNFIPHITIASKDLTEENFILSREYFKYIEYKRIFKA; translated from the coding sequence ATGAAAAATAAACACGAAAAAAAAGAATTATATTTTATCGCGATACTGCCACCTGAGGATATTTTGGCAGAGATAGAAAAATTTAAAAAAATTTGCATGAAGAAATTTAATTCAAAGCATGCACTAAGATTGCCCTCACATATAACTCTGATTCCCCCTTTTCAGAGTAACGAACAAAAGATTCTTTCTTTAAAACCGGTCTTAAATGAACTATTAATAAAAAATATTTCTGTAAAATTAAATGGATTTTCATATTTTGAGAAAAGGGTTATCTATATATCCATAGAAAAAAATAATGAGCTCTTGAGATTAAAAAAACATATAGATGAAAAAATATTAATAAAACACAAGATGAAAACTGCAGATCTCAATTTTATTCCCCATATAACTATTGCCTCTAAGGATTTAACAGAGGAAAACTTTATCCTTTCCCGGGAATATTTTAAATATATAGAATATAAAAGAATTTTTAAAGCTTGA